The Musa acuminata AAA Group cultivar baxijiao chromosome BXJ2-5, Cavendish_Baxijiao_AAA, whole genome shotgun sequence genomic interval AGTAGGTGAGGtacattagattaatattttaagtattaaatttatatttcttgATAAATGAGCCaagttaaatttataaaattatcaaataagATTTTAAATCTATAATATTTAATGAGTAAACTTATATGATAAGATCAAAGTAAGTGAATAAGAGATACATTACTTTTAGACTAATATTCTATGTGTAAAAATACATTAAATGAGATTTTAAACATTCAAGCATCAAATATGCATCAATTTCTTTTGTCATATATCTCAACAAAGAATAacataagaaagaaagaagaatctaAGATAACATCATCGTACTGCGATGAGACCTTCGGATGCTTTGAGTAGACGTTGATGGTGTAAAATGGAATCCGAGAATAATGCTTTTGATCGAACAATATATTTCGATTCGTACGAATCACATCGATGAAAAGAACACAAATCAACATAGTCAATCCCAAATGTTCCCAATCACCATTAAAACCCACTAACTCTCAAGAACAATTCAAGAAACCAAAGAGAGGATTACATTGCCCATATGAATGCCAAAAAAATAGTCACCAACTCCTTTCTTTCTCATGTTTCTGGTCTCCACTCATCATTTGGATCAAAACCAGAaagatgagagagagaaagagagagaggattaCATTGCCCATATGAATGCCAAAAAAATAGTCACCAACTCCTTTCTTTCTCATGTTTCTGGTCTCCACTCATCATTTGGATCAAAACCAGAaagatgagagagagaaagagagagagagagagagagagagagaataagaagTCATCCGTAGTGATCATGGAATGGCCACTTGCAAAAGCTAAACTTGGGTGTTGCAAGGATTCTCAACCTGGCGAGCTTCGTTCTACGGAGTGGTGATTCCCACCGCGCACATGCGACCACCATGGCGTCTGACTCCATCCGCTTTCCCCGCCGGTGTCTTTGTTCTTCCAAGTTGAGCGGTGGCTGATGTGACTGATGCTTTCCATGAAACGAATATTCACGGTGGAGAGCTCCACCTTATTTTAGATTCGTTAGGTTTAGGAGCTAACCTTTATCGTATCTTCGATCAATCCTAACAAGAGAACATGAACCCAAGTgatctatatatttttttcataatttattatcgCGATGATCAAATTCGATAAGTTCGAactctttaatataattttttattgttcaaaatgTCGAGTGATGAAATCGATTTAGATTCGTATTTGTTTCTATCATCGGGCTTAGTATCCATAGATGACTGCGCATGATAAATAGtttgttaaattatatatttgataAAAATTACTTTAATTCTTAAATTAGTATTTAGAAAATAGTAAAATTATAAGAGATTGGGAAGGATAAGAGAGCTTAGTATAGTCTCctctaaatataataatacatattAGGCCTTGTGTTTtgttataattaaaattaaatgaagagttaatttataaaaataattatgcaaGATTGTGAAACGTGAAGAATCAATCACCAAATGTCATGTGAGTCATTTAATCGCTATTTTAATAGGTATTGAGTCAATAATAAACTAATATTCAGATGTTCACATATCAAATCCCCAATATATTCGATAAGATTTATCCAATTAATAATTCACAATGATTTGTAAGTCACATTGGTCTTAAatattattcatattaaaattcattagagTCATTTCTATGACTTTATGTTTATCAAACCACCAAACCTCCATCATGTCATGTTGACTAACTCAATAAGAACCAATATATCAAATAAGAACCAACAAATTAGCATTCTTATCTTTTAGAACatcaaaacaaaaataaatcGGAGAAAAATTCTGTCACCTATCATTAATTTGTCATCGATATGTTTCGGTAGGCACCCAACCCAGTCAGCACCGTCACAGCAAACACCAAACCCACTCTCCAGAAAATTATGAGCCGATAACCCACCAAGATAAGCATGTGGTGTCGTGTCGTCATCACGTGCAACATAATTAAGCGTATAAACGGGAACATATGACTCATCGCCGCGTCGTCCGAAGCAGAAGAAGCCCGAATCGTCACTCCAATCAAATCAATCACTAACTACTAATACTAATTGCCGTTCGTTGCGTCGGTGATcaaaccctcccccccccccttttttattGGAAGgaattcttattattatttttcggtgGTGTCGGCGAAAGGTGCCaagatttattttaaatataattaaaatgttAACGTAATTTAAAGTAGCAAATATATTTATCGAGAACTCGAAATATCATCAAAAATAATATCGACAAAGTAAGAAAGCGAATTCCAAATGGAGCAACGGTAACATCGCCCTCGCCGATGACTGCTCATTGCCAACTCCTATTGATCTTATGCCAGTTGGCATTAGCTGATCATTAAACGTTCATTTATATTCTCAAAAaaaacccatatatatatatatatatattatatttcagCGGTAATGGCCAGCCGTGCATGTCGTCATTCCAGGAGGCGGAGACGCCACGTAAGTCACGGATTGAGGCACGACCCACAAGAAGAATATGTGGCGAATATTACAACTGAACTGCCATCTGGCTTTTGCTATGAGGTGAAGAGGTCAGTCAAAAAATAATGGGAACATTGTTGTGATTTTGTTTGATGTGTGTTATGTACGGCGTTAATGGCCACATAATATTAAGCAACGAGCAACATGCGATCCAATTTTGTGGGCGGTTGGTTCCAACATCGTGTCATCGCCATCGCCGAGAAGGAAGAAGTAAAAGGGGGAAACCCCATAAAAAAGGCGATCGTTTCCTTTTCTAAATCGGATTGGCGGCCTCCTTTGTATCGCCAATTTATCGTCATCCCTTATCGACCGTCTATTTAAGCCTCCTTCCCATTAGTTCCGATCGACTCGAAGAAGAAGCCTTGTTGGTTCGGACTCGAACGTTTCCCGATCCCTTGCCTTGATCTAATGGCGGCCCTCCGCAAGACCCTCGCCCGGCGATTCGCCTCTCTCCTCCGCCCGTCCACCGCGCCCGCTCCGGCCAGCCGCCCCTCGCCACCCCGCCGATCCTCCTTCCTCCAGAAGCGGCCTTTCTTCCAGCCGGCACTGCCGCCGGACCGCTCCGCGATGCCCTTCGGGGGCGACCGGATCGCGGAGCGGATACGCTGCCTGTGCCCGGACAGGATCCGCCTCGACGGGCtcctcccgccgccgccgccgccgccgaagcCAATCGCGGTGACGGAGGGGGAgtcggaggcggaggaggagaagagtgTGTCGTTGGAGGAGGTGAGGAAGGTGGTGAGAGCGTCACAGGTGGCTGCGGCGCGGGCGAGGTTGGTGGCGACGGGCGAGAGCTGTGTCCCGTACACGGACTTCGTCCGGATTTGCTGCGAGGCCTCGAATGGCGAGAAGGGATTGGAGATTGCGCGATCCCTCGACAAGTCGGGAATCGTAATAGTTCTTGGCAACGTCGTCTTTCTGAGGCCCGAAGAGGTATTAACTTGTAGTAATTCCTTCTTTTTGTTCTgttaaattaattttctttttcttttttttatttttattttttgttgtgtTGTTACATTTATAGAATTTGTCTGAGTTCGGAGGTTGTTTCTGTGAAATGAATGGAGATCTGATCAAGTTTTTCTCCGGGTTTTCTATGTC includes:
- the LOC135612351 gene encoding calcium uniporter protein 3, mitochondrial-like, giving the protein MAALRKTLARRFASLLRPSTAPAPASRPSPPRRSSFLQKRPFFQPALPPDRSAMPFGGDRIAERIRCLCPDRIRLDGLLPPPPPPPKPIAVTEGESEAEEEKSVSLEEVRKVVRASQVAAARARLVATGESCVPYTDFVRICCEASNGEKGLEIARSLDKSGIVIVLGNVVFLRPEEVAKAIENMIPSSLNHHHYDQCREELRKMEETKAEIDQRAANQVRKELQCGLGFMLAGTAALMRVTFWELSWDVMEPICFYLTSVYFMARYAFFLRSYKEPSFKGYFASRFAAKQKRLMESQNFDLSRFNELSQSFLRPLPPPLLPHLEFTSPSYCHCHVKSPSLIGSSQ